The Nitriliruptor alkaliphilus DSM 45188 genome includes a region encoding these proteins:
- a CDS encoding FAD-dependent oxidoreductase, with protein MTAPLRPTTPVAIVGAGPVGLALALGLARHGVDSVVLERNPTTSAHSKAAGIHVRTRDALRRWGIEDRFLAAGHLVTDLVLHDAGRQDHALFHLDFRRLEDEVHRPGLLVLEQSETERLLLEAVRETARCEVVFGAEVTDLEPHEDGVRVRFRREGEGPPDGLMDAEYVVGCDGASSTVRDVIGAGFEGRTYRLRPMLADVAVHDARDDLPWPRLVDRRAGPGGLTAGLRLRRGLWRIIHLTTRTDGPDDVPDEEVQRRVDAVLGEGPVDVVWSSRFRIHRRSSPRFRHGRILLAGDAAHVHSPVGGQGMNAGIQDASSLAWQLAGAVGGDDADRLLDAYDAERRAVVGGVSRFTDALTRVYLQAPRWLRRTVFTVQRSALRIPAVHRRALRRMAMLDLRLPASPLVDRADRAAGTRLPDPLLIAPDGCERRLHQLLPVGPALVRVGGETDDPPNGGDEADVEAVIRIGPGGHHDPSGLLRGLTGGDDGWVLVRPDGCVAWARSDC; from the coding sequence ATGACCGCCCCGCTGCGTCCGACCACACCCGTGGCGATCGTCGGGGCCGGGCCCGTCGGTCTGGCCCTGGCGCTGGGGCTGGCGCGTCACGGGGTCGACTCCGTCGTGCTCGAGCGGAACCCGACCACCAGCGCCCACTCCAAGGCCGCGGGCATCCACGTGCGCACGCGGGACGCGCTGCGCCGGTGGGGTATCGAGGACCGGTTCCTCGCAGCGGGACACCTGGTCACCGACCTGGTCCTGCACGACGCCGGCCGGCAGGATCACGCGCTGTTCCACCTCGACTTCCGCCGCCTCGAGGACGAGGTGCACCGCCCCGGGCTGCTCGTGCTCGAGCAGAGCGAGACCGAACGCCTCCTGCTCGAAGCGGTCCGTGAGACCGCCCGGTGCGAGGTGGTCTTCGGCGCCGAGGTGACCGACCTCGAGCCGCACGAGGACGGGGTGCGCGTCCGGTTCCGTCGCGAGGGCGAGGGACCCCCCGACGGGCTGATGGACGCCGAGTACGTGGTCGGCTGCGACGGCGCGAGCAGCACCGTCCGGGACGTCATCGGTGCGGGGTTCGAGGGTCGGACCTACCGGCTGCGCCCCATGCTGGCCGACGTCGCCGTCCACGATGCGCGGGACGACCTGCCGTGGCCACGTCTGGTCGACCGTCGCGCAGGACCAGGTGGGCTGACCGCTGGCCTGCGTCTCCGCCGGGGGCTGTGGCGCATCATCCACCTCACGACCCGGACCGACGGTCCCGACGATGTGCCGGACGAGGAGGTTCAGCGCCGGGTCGACGCGGTGCTCGGCGAGGGCCCGGTGGATGTCGTCTGGAGCAGCCGGTTCCGGATCCACCGCCGGTCGAGTCCGCGGTTCCGCCATGGTCGGATCCTCCTCGCGGGTGACGCAGCGCACGTGCACAGCCCGGTCGGAGGCCAGGGCATGAACGCAGGTATCCAGGACGCCTCCAGCCTCGCCTGGCAGCTCGCCGGCGCCGTCGGTGGCGACGACGCCGACCGACTGCTCGACGCCTACGACGCCGAACGACGCGCCGTCGTCGGCGGGGTGAGCCGGTTCACCGACGCCCTCACGCGCGTCTACCTCCAGGCCCCCCGGTGGCTGCGCCGGACGGTGTTCACCGTCCAGCGGTCCGCGCTACGGATCCCGGCGGTGCACCGTCGAGCGCTGCGTCGCATGGCGATGCTCGACCTCCGTCTGCCGGCGTCACCGCTCGTCGACCGTGCCGATCGCGCCGCAGGTACCCGCCTTCCCGATCCGCTGCTGATCGCTCCCGACGGCTGCGAGCGACGCCTGCACCAGCTGCTGCCCGTGGGACCGGCGCTGGTGCGTGTCGGCGGGGAGACGGACGACCCGCCGAACGGCGGCGACGAGGCGGACGTGGAGGCCGTGATCCGGATCGGACCCGGGGGCCACCACGATCCTTCCGGGCTGCTGCGGGGGCTGACGGGCGGGGACGACGGGTGGGTCCTGGTCCGCCCCGACGGCTGCGTCGCGTGGGCACGCAGCGACTGCTAG
- a CDS encoding glycosyltransferase family 4 protein, which yields MRILQVAPPWFLVPPRAYGGIEEVVALLADGLVATGHQVTLLASGGSRTRARLWSTYNEPPSARLGDAATELSHVLQGHLHRRQFDVIHDHTASGAALGAMPGGPPVVHTLHGPWVPGTSDLCRSLGGRVHLVAISHDQANRAPADVQLAGVVHNGIDVAAHRYIGPRSGHLVFVGRANPVKGPDLAIEVARRLGRHLRMAIKVNEPAEHAYFDQVLAPMIAANDVELVTITEPRAKVELLGSACAVLFPIRWPEPFGLVPLEANACGTPVVAFADGAVPEVVCDGRSGVLVPPGDLDAFCSAVERAERMDATDCRAVAAERFDASVMVRSYEQVYARAVASNGTAAPPRQWPVPRAAAPRS from the coding sequence ATGCGCATCCTTCAGGTCGCCCCACCCTGGTTCCTCGTACCGCCCCGGGCGTACGGCGGGATCGAGGAGGTGGTGGCGCTGCTCGCCGACGGGCTCGTGGCGACGGGGCACCAGGTGACCCTCCTGGCCAGCGGTGGCTCGCGGACCCGCGCCCGGCTGTGGAGCACGTACAACGAGCCACCGAGCGCACGCCTCGGCGACGCGGCCACCGAGTTGAGCCACGTGCTGCAGGGCCACCTGCACCGCCGCCAGTTCGACGTCATCCACGACCACACCGCCTCGGGCGCGGCACTCGGTGCCATGCCAGGTGGACCGCCAGTGGTGCACACGCTCCACGGACCGTGGGTGCCGGGGACCAGCGATCTGTGTCGCTCCCTCGGCGGCCGGGTGCACCTCGTGGCGATCAGCCACGACCAGGCGAACCGGGCCCCCGCGGATGTGCAGCTGGCGGGTGTGGTCCACAACGGGATCGACGTCGCCGCGCACCGCTACATCGGACCGCGGTCGGGGCACCTGGTCTTCGTCGGGCGTGCCAACCCGGTCAAGGGACCGGATCTGGCGATCGAGGTCGCCCGTCGCCTCGGCCGGCACCTGCGGATGGCCATCAAGGTCAACGAACCCGCGGAACACGCGTACTTCGACCAGGTGCTCGCGCCGATGATCGCCGCCAACGACGTGGAGCTCGTGACGATCACCGAGCCGCGGGCGAAGGTCGAACTCCTCGGCAGCGCCTGCGCGGTCCTGTTCCCCATCCGGTGGCCGGAACCGTTCGGGCTCGTGCCGCTCGAGGCCAACGCCTGCGGGACCCCGGTCGTCGCCTTCGCCGACGGTGCGGTGCCCGAGGTCGTCTGCGACGGTCGCAGCGGTGTGCTCGTGCCCCCGGGCGACCTCGATGCCTTCTGCTCGGCCGTGGAGCGGGCGGAACGGATGGATGCCACCGACTGTCGGGCGGTCGCCGCGGAGCGCTTCGATGCCAGCGTCATGGTGCGCAGCTACGAGCAGGTCTACGCGCGGGCGGTCGCGAGCAACGGCACCGCTGCTCCTCCGCGGCAGTGGCCGGTACCGCGTGCGGCCGCGCCTCGCTCGTGA
- a CDS encoding choice-of-anchor Q domain-containing protein — MACIAFFGGPGAVTLTSLGGNVVDDASCMTGGDEVVGDLMLAGLGDNGGPTLTHLPAAGSPVLGSADAGRCPATDQRGVTRPQGDGCDAGAVEREVP, encoded by the coding sequence ATGGCCTGCATCGCCTTCTTCGGTGGTCCAGGTGCGGTGACGCTCACGTCGCTTGGCGGCAACGTGGTCGACGACGCGAGCTGCATGACCGGCGGCGACGAGGTGGTCGGCGATCTGATGCTGGCTGGCCTGGGTGACAACGGTGGGCCGACGCTCACCCACCTACCCGCGGCGGGGAGCCCGGTGCTCGGCAGCGCGGACGCCGGCCGGTGCCCCGCCACCGATCAGCGCGGCGTCACCCGGCCGCAGGGAGACGGCTGCGACGCTGGCGCCGTCGAGCGCGAGGTCCCCTGA
- a CDS encoding OmpA family protein → MTPTTIDLTEPGPVPPTTVTVREPDAAPVTSVEIRVGEVIESFAGETTSEGTMLTLEETILFDFDSAELRDGADGALDDLVEVLEYYDAAPVEIGGHTDGLGSDEYNDQLSLERAEAVVQGLVDRGVPASRLTAQGYGSRQPVAEEELGDGSDDPDGRAANRRVEVLIVGVEPPS, encoded by the coding sequence GTGACACCGACCACGATCGATCTCACCGAGCCGGGCCCGGTGCCCCCCACCACCGTCACCGTGCGGGAACCCGACGCTGCCCCGGTCACCAGCGTCGAGATCCGGGTCGGCGAGGTGATCGAGTCCTTCGCCGGCGAGACCACCTCCGAGGGCACGATGCTGACCCTGGAGGAGACGATCCTGTTCGACTTCGACTCGGCGGAGCTGCGCGACGGGGCCGACGGAGCCCTCGACGACCTCGTTGAGGTGCTCGAGTACTACGACGCGGCGCCGGTGGAGATCGGTGGCCACACCGACGGGCTGGGCTCGGACGAGTACAACGACCAGCTCTCGCTCGAGCGTGCGGAGGCGGTCGTGCAGGGCCTCGTCGACCGCGGGGTGCCTGCGTCGCGCCTCACCGCTCAGGGCTACGGCAGCAGACAGCCCGTCGCCGAGGAGGAACTCGGCGACGGCAGCGACGATCCGGACGGCCGTGCGGCCAACCGTCGGGTCGAGGTGCTCATCGTCGGCGTGGAGCCGCCATCGTGA